The DNA window cgtGGCAAGTCAAATCGGGCTGAAATTCTATACATGTTTGGACTCTTAAGGTCCCTTAGAGGTATATTTCGACTgaggttaaaaaaaatgaagatcacAAAATAGAAATGATTCTTATTGCAAATATGATATCACTAACAACTTTGACCCATAAAACTACCTCAACATGGTTGGAGGATCTccttaggctttttttttttttttttttcagaaaatgaaTTTTGTGAGGGAGTGTGGCTTCAGAGCCCAGACCCATGAAGAGGCAAAATGACTAACCCGCTATGGATACTTCTTTGTACCATCAACCCTCACACATGAGTAATACCACATTCCCTCATAgaaaacacctttttttttttttttacattcatGATATCACTAATAACAACTTGGACATAGAAAGCTACCCCAGCATGCAATTATTAGAGGATCTCCTAATGTAACATGAGactagagaaaatgaaagagatgGATATACAGACAGCTTACCGACCATAGACATAACTAGCTTTACTTAGGTTAATCCCATCAGATTAGATGTACAACCCTAGAAGTAGTTAGGGGATTACAAATATTAAAACATGCAGTCACATGTCCTATGTCAACtgtcaacaacaacaataatagatcCTTTCCGTTATTTCAAACTTTTCATGACCTTCactgtaataaaaaaaaataaaaaaatgacgtGTCAATTGGAAGGTCTCGTTTGGAAGTATGGAATTCATTCAAAACAAAGCTCAAAGCAAGTAATCTTTTCCAAAAAGCAATTCTAATGTACAGTCACGGCTGTGAGTGGCCGTTATAGGTAAAAgacaaacaataaaaaataataataaaaaataaaaaattctccacAGTGAGACAGTCTTTAATCCCTCACACTATAAAATAACCTCTTTTTCGAAAACCTTCCAcccgtttctgtttcttcctATTTAAAGAATAATTTCGTTATTGTTTCACAGATAAACcatcttaaaagaaaaattgaatacgttatttttaatttttctttcaaatttaatttttatcatttaaaagCGTCGTCTTCCCCCAAAATCCAGCTGATTCAGACTTTGAATCAGACCATTAGTAAGGGTTCCAAATCCTTGGTTTCGAGTTTCGGAACTCGGAACTCGGAACTCGAAATTCTTACTTCAAGTATTGGATTTTGGGGGTGGTTTCGCTTTTTGTGATTCTTTTTAGGGTTTACTATCGAGAAATTACTGTCGCTCTTTCGATTCGTAAGAGAAGATGAGTAgtaggaaggaagaagagaggaacgAGAAGATCATTCGAGGTCTCATGAAGCTTCCTCCCAATCGGAGATGTATTAACTGTAATAGCCTGGTATGAGATTTCTTACTCTTCTCTTGTTGTCGTGTAGAAAAGTTGCAGAatgtttctagggtttttgggttagaAGGTCGTTATTACAACGTAAATCTTAGTTTAAGTTGGTTTGTACTTCGTTTTGACAAAGAAGTAACTGAATTaggttttccttcttttgtatcCATCCGCTTTTgaattttctattctttttctgtGTTCTGAAAGTTATTTATTGGCTTTGGTTGCAGGGTCCTCAGTATGTATGCCCAAATTTTTGGACTTTTGTTTGTGTGACTTGCAGTGGGATACAGTGAGTGCTTGCTTCTATTCTCTTTCGTTTTAGGGTTTAGCTTTTAGTTCACTTCGAAGACTTTGAATTTTGGTTGAACTTGAGGACTTGCGAGTATTTCTGAGGCTAGATTGAGATGCTTAATTGTCGCAGAAGTGAATCTGGTGGTTCTtagttctcttttctttatcttcgCGTGCAATTATTTTCTGTAAATTGTATGATTTTAGGTTGATTATTGGGTGGGTGGGGGAGTTGATGTGTTGCATATTCTTTGCGGATGTTTTACTGAATAAAATGCATGAATTGGTGATGTCTCTGAACTTCATGGTGTTGTTTACGCATTTGTTTTTAATGATGCCATACAGTCGTGAATTTACTCACCGTGTGAAGTCAGTATCCATGGCTAAATTCACATCCCAAGAGGTGGAGGCTCTTCAGAAAGGTGGTAATCAGGTAaatggaactttttttttttccttctgtcTTTCTGGTGGTAGGGGGTTGcttattttgttgatgattgGGTGTTTACTATTTTCAGCGCGCAAGGGAAATTTATTTAAAGGACTGGGACTTGCAACGACAGAGATTGCCTGATAGCAGGTGAGAGATATCCTTCTTATTGCCTCTCAAAATTTTAGTAATCTAATATGTTGCATACattgaaatttattttgatttcttctttcttgcagTAACGTTGATAAAATCCGAGAGTTTATAAAGAATGTTTATGTGGATTGCAAGTATGCTGGAGGAAAGACCTCTGACAAGCCTCCTCGGAACATGCAGGCATCTATTTCTtgtttcatttcaaaatatttagaatATCTTAGTTCAATTTAGTCAAATGGAAGGCTATGCCTATGTGGACTAACGTAAGGTGTTGTTGAGTTTGCCAGAATGTCGGAAACAATGAAGATGATACCAGAAGAGCCAGCTCCTACCACTCCTATTCTCAGAGTCCACCATATGAATATCAGTATGAAGAGCGGCGGTATGGTAGACAGGCTGGTGCACTTACCAGGAAACCGGGTTCGGATCGAGCTCTATATGAGCGAAAAATTTCTAGCTTCATTTATAGTCCAGGTCGATATGAGGATAGGATTGCAATTGAGAATTCTGGTTCTAGAATTTCAGACTACTCTGTGTCAAGTGGAGGTGATCCATTCAGGTCTGATACTCAATCACCTAATTTTCAGAAGAATGTTGGATTTGGCAGCCCTCCAATTCAGCCTGTGAGGGATATTTTAAATGAAGATGTACAACGTCAAACAATAAGTTCATACTCAGAGACAAATGTCAGGAGAGAAGTAGATGGAATTCCACGGCCACAGGTTTGAGTTAGTGCTAAATCATTTTGGATTTTCTATTGTGGAGTAAGCCTAAAAGTACAATAAACCATAAAGTTTTGAACTGTGAAGGgatatgaatgcaacatcccATGGAGATCTATAGTATCATGGGTCCCTCCTATAGTCCTATGAGACTAACAGATAAAAGAATGCTTGATTACATTGCCCTTCAGTATGTCTACTTTCTTCTTGATTccacaccatagttgtcaaggtgtttcCTAGGCGTCTAGGCGCCTTTTGGGGTCCCTATGCTTTGTTTATCATATGTCGGTTTTCTCATAATAGGTCATTACTAacataattatattatattgaATTATTGTTTCTGTATTACATATACTCTACACCTAGGCAGAGTCGCCTAGGtgcccctccaatgccttgggtcacctagccttgataactatgtttCACACCATTTTCTTCCAACAGTTGAAGAATGAGACCGATACAGTTTTTTTTGAACATTGGCTGGTACATTATGGGGTTAGGTATTCCTAGATGGGACTCATGGAATGGAGGCTTTCCCTTCTGTTCTTGTACAGATTCTGTTAGCCAATGTATGTAAACTGTTTAGTGTATTTGCTATCTGCTATATCGCTGAGTGGTGTTTACTTAACCATTTCAGTTAGCTTACATTGAGTTACTTCTTTTCCAGAGAGCCACCTCTTCGGGAAGCTTTGGGTCATTTGATAGCAACTCCATGTCTTCAAAATCTGTTAATTCAGGTAGCTTATTTGATGTCATCTTAGAACCTGAACAGTCTGTGGAGAGCCAGTAGGACAAAATACAGTTTTTCCCTTCTTTACCACAGTCATCTATTTCTGCTAATGCGGGAAGTGTGGAACTTTTTAATGCATCATTTGTACAACAACCTGCAGCTTCTTCAGCTCCATTTTAGATATTGTTCTAATCATTAAAAACTTCTCAAACTCCATATGTAGATTTGTTTCAACAACCAGCACCATCTTCGGCTCCACCAATAGATTTATTTGGGTCAAGCCAGACTTCTTCAGCCCTGTCTCTTGATTTGTTTGCCAATATTGCACATCAGCAGCCTGCTACAAACATTTTGGAGCAAAAACAATCAGGATTCCCTATTGCAGAAAATGAAGGCTGGGCAACATTTGACTCACCTAATCAAGTAACATCTACCCTTGGAACAAACAATGTGGACCGTTCTACCAGGGCTCATGCTGATGGATTGCCTGTGGTGAGATTTAATGCACTTGCATCCACAAATACAAGCGGGAAGTTACAGTCAGTTCAAAGCTCTGCAACTCATGGCTCTGTTCCGCTTGCTTCCAGTGAGTGGCATGGGGCCGTCCAGGATGTTCAAGCCTCCACTGATCTAGGAAGTAATCAGGTATCAAATCACAGAACATAATTTAGTGACCCTAAgttttttctgaagtcttgggAATTATTAGATCTGTACTACAGTTTGTGGATGGTTTTGTTACATCGCTAGTTTTGGCTTATTATTTTATTGGTAAAATTATGTAGCAGTCATGGAATGCCTTTGAAGATTTGGGTGAAACCGTTTCCCAGTCTTCCTTTGAGAGTCTACCACCAAGGACTGAGCCACATGTTCAAGCCTCCACTGGTCCAATAAGCACTCAGGTAGTCGGTCCTATTCACTTTAATGGATGGAAATCTTTTTGAGTTTTTGAGTAAATATCAGAATATGATCCGTTACTGTGTCAGCGGTTTGATTACATCACtggttttggtttcattgtATAAATTTGGAGCAGT is part of the Macadamia integrifolia cultivar HAES 741 chromosome 9, SCU_Mint_v3, whole genome shotgun sequence genome and encodes:
- the LOC122088270 gene encoding probable ADP-ribosylation factor GTPase-activating protein AGD14 isoform X3, with translation MSSRKEEERNEKIIRGLMKLPPNRRCINCNSLGPQYVCPNFWTFVCVTCSGIHREFTHRVKSVSMAKFTSQEVEALQKGGNQRAREIYLKDWDLQRQRLPDSSNVDKIREFIKNVYVDCKYAGGKTSDKPPRNMQNVGNNEDDTRRASSYHSYSQSPPYEYQYEERRYGRQAGALTRKPGSDRALYERKISSFIYSPGRYEDRIAIENSGSRISDYSVSSGGDPFRSDTQSPNFQKNVGFGSPPIQPVRDILNEDVQRQTISSYSETNVRREVDGIPRPQRATSSGSFGSFDSNSMSSKSVNSDLFQQPAPSSAPPIDLFGSSQTSSALSLDLFANIAHQQPATNILEQKQSGFPIAENEGWATFDSPNQVTSTLGTNNVDRSTRAHADGLPVVRFNALASTNTSGKLQSVQSSATHGSVPLASSEWHGAVQDVQASTDLGSNQSWNAFEDLGETVSQSSFESLPPRTEPHVQASTGPISTQSWNAFQDSAGSISQTSFGNPPQRIERQAQAFSGPISTQQPWNAFEDSADSLSLASFENLPQRNEPQLLAHNPPATIDQCLSSNVQEEPNKDGFQRAIMEERTPIPSVPVNGALVASSLAPLMRIRVPRTGIGSLRAHNKVVNSKFKE
- the LOC122088270 gene encoding probable ADP-ribosylation factor GTPase-activating protein AGD14 isoform X1 encodes the protein MSSRKEEERNEKIIRGLMKLPPNRRCINCNSLGPQYVCPNFWTFVCVTCSGIHREFTHRVKSVSMAKFTSQEVEALQKGGNQRAREIYLKDWDLQRQRLPDSSNVDKIREFIKNVYVDCKYAGGKTSDKPPRNMQNVGNNEDDTRRASSYHSYSQSPPYEYQYEERRYGRQAGALTRKPGSDRALYERKISSFIYSPGRYEDRIAIENSGSRISDYSVSSGGDPFRSDTQSPNFQKNVGFGSPPIQPVRDILNEDVQRQTISSYSETNVRREVDGIPRPQRATSSGSFGSFDSNSMSSKSVNSDLFQQPAPSSAPPIDLFGSSQTSSALSLDLFANIAHQQPATNILEQKQSGFPIAENEGWATFDSPNQVTSTLGTNNVDRSTRAHADGLPVVRFNALASTNTSGKLQSVQSSATHGSVPLASSEWHGAVQDVQASTDLGSNQQSWNAFEDLGETVSQSSFESLPPRTEPHVQASTGPISTQSWNAFQDSAGSISQTSFGNPPQRIERQAQAFSGPISTQQPWNAFEDSADSLSLASFENLPQRNEPQLLAHNPPATIDQCLSSNVQEEPNKDGFQRAIMEERTPIPSVPVNGALVASSLAPLMRIRVPRTGIGSLRAHNKVVNSKFKE
- the LOC122088270 gene encoding probable ADP-ribosylation factor GTPase-activating protein AGD14 isoform X2, with protein sequence MSSRKEEERNEKIIRGLMKLPPNRRCINCNSLGPQYVCPNFWTFVCVTCSGIHREFTHRVKSVSMAKFTSQEVEALQKGGNQRAREIYLKDWDLQRQRLPDSSNVDKIREFIKNVYVDCKYAGGKTSDKPPRNMQNVGNNEDDTRRASSYHSYSQSPPYEYQYEERRYGRQAGALTRKPGSDRALYERKISSFIYSPGRYEDRIAIENSGSRISDYSVSSGGDPFRSDTQSPNFQKNVGFGSPPIQPVRDILNEDVQRQTISSYSETNVRREVDGIPRPQRATSSGSFGSFDSNSMSSKSVNSDLFQQPAPSSAPPIDLFGSSQTSSALSLDLFANIAHQQPATNILEQKQSGFPIAENEGWATFDSPNQVTSTLGTNNVDRSTRAHADGLPVVRFNALASTNTSGKLQSVQSSATHGSVPLASSEWHGAVQDVQASTDLGSNQQSWNAFEDLGETVSQSSFESLPPRTEPHVQASTGPISTQSWNAFQDSAGSISQTSFGNPPQRIERQAQAFSGPISTQPWNAFEDSADSLSLASFENLPQRNEPQLLAHNPPATIDQCLSSNVQEEPNKDGFQRAIMEERTPIPSVPVNGALVASSLAPLMRIRVPRTGIGSLRAHNKVVNSKFKE